A window of the Brachybacterium sacelli genome harbors these coding sequences:
- the hpf gene encoding ribosome hibernation-promoting factor, HPF/YfiA family has protein sequence MEINVVGRHMDVPDRFRRHLTDKLDKVTQFAPAALRVDVEVSQEKNPRQAELSDRVELTVHDNGSVIRSEARADDLFGALDIAYGKLLERLRRARDRRKDRHRGRDRSHQGPGASVRTMPADQDLPAALQETPPETAVPSQAAETSETSETDLAEAGSPVVIRQKKHRATPMGIDDALYQMELVGHDFFLFVDAESGNPKVVYRRKGWNYGVIELDAELQSS, from the coding sequence ATGGAGATCAATGTCGTCGGACGCCACATGGACGTCCCGGACCGATTCCGTCGCCACCTGACCGACAAGCTCGACAAGGTCACCCAGTTCGCGCCCGCCGCGCTGCGCGTGGACGTGGAGGTCTCTCAGGAGAAGAACCCCAGGCAGGCCGAGCTCAGCGACCGCGTCGAGCTCACCGTGCACGACAACGGTTCCGTGATCCGCTCGGAAGCCAGGGCCGACGATCTCTTCGGTGCCCTGGACATCGCCTACGGGAAACTGCTCGAACGCCTCCGTCGCGCCCGGGACCGCCGCAAGGACCGCCATCGCGGCCGCGACCGCTCCCACCAGGGGCCCGGAGCCAGCGTGCGCACCATGCCCGCCGACCAGGACCTGCCCGCAGCCCTCCAGGAGACCCCGCCGGAGACCGCTGTCCCGTCGCAGGCCGCCGAGACCTCAGAGACGTCAGAGACGGATCTCGCCGAGGCCGGCAGCCCGGTCGTGATCCGCCAGAAGAAGCATCGGGCCACCCCGATGGGCATCGACGACGCCCTCTACCAGATGGAGCTCGTCGGCCACGACTTCTTCCTCTTCGTCGACGCGGAGTCCGGCAATCCCAAGGTCGTCTACCGGCGCAAGGGCTGGAACTACGGCGTGATCGAACTCGACGCGGAGCTCCAGTCGTCCTGA
- a CDS encoding winged helix-turn-helix domain-containing protein produces the protein MTDTLSWTQARRIALRAQGMGRARRTDVPGPAASRRALRRTLEHTHLLQIDSVSVFERAHHLPVFTRTGSWDPAVLDRLSRPGPGRLVREALAHEATYATHEVHALLDFRRRAAARRDWGQVRVAATSSPQLFTRIFETLEELGPSSAAAISRHLGDTERGEGWGWRRTRSQWAVEYLFRSGALDCVGRSPQFERLYVATEDAPPQLEVPAGPGAQDDSEGAEDDPARAGSIRALMALAARSLGIAEVTSLADYFRVPVRDAREAAGHLEATGEVRRVRVGHPSGAREMLLHRDAPKPTPLRASALVSPFDPLVFHRPRLSRLFDVEYRIGIYTPEDRRSTGYYSLLFLHGDVFPALVDLKADRARGVLEVRGTFREELPHLPARQRPADVAVLEALVTELRRAASWQGLDRVEVRTGPRTGDLAEPLAALLAAPPSGAWVENARSGTPRAAERTG, from the coding sequence GTGACCGACACCCTCAGCTGGACCCAGGCCCGGCGGATCGCGCTGCGCGCCCAGGGGATGGGGCGCGCCCGCCGCACGGACGTCCCCGGGCCCGCCGCCAGCCGTCGCGCCCTGCGTCGCACCCTCGAGCACACGCACCTGCTGCAGATCGACTCGGTCAGTGTGTTCGAACGTGCCCACCACCTGCCGGTGTTCACTCGGACCGGAAGCTGGGACCCGGCGGTGCTGGACCGGCTCTCCCGCCCGGGGCCCGGTCGCCTGGTGCGCGAGGCGCTCGCGCACGAGGCCACCTACGCCACCCACGAGGTCCATGCGCTGCTGGACTTCCGTCGCCGCGCCGCGGCCCGCCGCGACTGGGGCCAGGTACGCGTCGCCGCCACCTCCTCCCCGCAGCTGTTCACCCGGATCTTCGAGACGCTCGAGGAGCTCGGCCCGTCCAGTGCCGCCGCCATCTCCCGCCATCTCGGGGACACGGAACGCGGGGAGGGATGGGGATGGCGTCGCACCCGCAGCCAGTGGGCCGTGGAATACCTCTTCCGCTCCGGCGCCCTCGACTGCGTCGGCCGCAGCCCCCAGTTCGAACGGCTCTACGTCGCCACCGAGGACGCCCCGCCGCAGCTCGAGGTTCCCGCGGGCCCCGGTGCGCAGGACGACTCCGAGGGAGCCGAGGACGACCCCGCCCGGGCCGGGTCCATCCGGGCACTGATGGCGCTCGCGGCCCGATCCCTGGGCATCGCCGAGGTCACCTCACTGGCCGATTACTTCCGGGTGCCGGTGCGCGATGCCCGCGAGGCCGCCGGGCATCTCGAGGCCACCGGTGAGGTGCGTCGGGTCCGGGTCGGCCACCCGTCCGGAGCCCGAGAGATGCTGCTGCACCGCGACGCCCCGAAGCCGACCCCGCTGCGCGCCTCCGCCCTGGTCAGTCCCTTCGATCCGCTCGTGTTCCACCGCCCGCGCCTGTCGCGCCTGTTCGACGTCGAGTACCGCATCGGCATCTACACGCCGGAGGACCGACGCAGCACCGGCTACTACTCACTGCTGTTCCTGCACGGAGACGTCTTCCCCGCCCTGGTCGACCTGAAGGCCGACCGGGCACGCGGGGTGCTCGAGGTGCGCGGCACCTTCCGGGAGGAACTCCCGCACCTGCCCGCTCGGCAGCGTCCCGCCGACGTGGCCGTGCTCGAGGCGCTCGTGACCGAGCTGCGACGGGCCGCGAGCTGGCAGGGCCTCGATCGCGTGGAGGTGCGCACGGGGCCGCGCACCGGCGATCTCGCGGAGCCTCTCGCCGCCCTGCTCGCGGCCCCGCCGAGCGGCGCCTGGGTCGAGAACGCACGGTCCGGAACACCCCGCGCGGCGGAGCGAACAGGGTGA
- the secA gene encoding preprotein translocase subunit SecA, with protein sequence MVNLFDKILRAGEGREVRRLEVIARKVGETEDVFTELSDEELREETTHFKERLEEGESLDDIMVEAFAAVREAAHRTLGQRPYDVQVMGGAALHRGRIAEMKTGEGKTLVATLPAYLNALSGKGVHIVTVNDYLAGYQSDLMGRVFRALGLTTGVIKSGMTPAERREQYGADITYGTNNEFGFDYLRDNMSLAPEERVQRGHSFAIVDEVDSILIDEARTPLIISGPGSGDANKWFSEFAKVVKLLRRDRDYEVEEKKRTVGVLETGIDKVEDHLGIDNLYESLNTPLIGFLNNAIKAKELFKRDKDYVVLNGEVMIVDEHTGRILAGRRYNEGMHQAIEAKEGVKIKAENQTLATITLQNYFKLYDKLSGMTGTAETEAAEFMNTYSLGVVQIPTHKSMIRTDEADRIYRTEKAKFDAVVEDIVERHDRGQPVLVGTTSVEKSEYLAKLLTAQGVDHEVLNAKNHAGEAAIIAMAGAKGAVTVATNMAGRGTDIMLGGNVEFMAHAALEARGLDPEEDPEAYETAWDEELKKAKESVGEQHDEVVELGGLYVLGTERHESRRIDNQLRGRSGRQGDPGESRFYLSLQDDLMRLFNSGAAESLLARGGVDESIPLTGRMVSGAIERAQNSIESRNAEIRKNVLKYDDVLTKQRKKLYQERSQILEGEDLDSHVDRFIDEVIGGTVDAHTKGKNPEDFDLEELWGALRPAYPVSVTADELIEDVGGKENLGSDVLRREILGDAQVAYEKREEELGDEGLHQLQRRVLLSVMDRRWREHLYEMDYLKEGIGLRAMAQRDPLIEYEREGHLMFNDMIAGIKEDVVGYLYNLEVQVEKTEPVVPQAVSDLLRSTTAMGKAAAAAAKNTAGSEEQGEDTSAPEETEDDEQSPLVSAATRDERNSAEVAAADGSTDSETSDASQEPESTEGSAVDTAARSEALAGENRVVLTARGLDDGPNTRQLRYTSAEGDGVQDESTLSRAQRRRRARQGDSAGSSASDTPQDKPEGAPTGSNRAARRARSRRRG encoded by the coding sequence GTGGTCAACCTCTTCGACAAGATCCTGCGCGCCGGCGAAGGCCGTGAGGTCCGACGGCTCGAGGTCATCGCCCGCAAGGTGGGGGAGACCGAGGACGTCTTCACCGAACTCAGCGACGAGGAGCTGCGGGAGGAGACGACCCACTTCAAGGAGCGCTTGGAGGAGGGGGAGTCCCTCGACGACATCATGGTGGAGGCGTTCGCCGCGGTCCGCGAGGCCGCGCACCGCACGCTGGGCCAGCGTCCCTACGACGTGCAGGTCATGGGCGGGGCGGCGCTGCACCGCGGACGCATCGCCGAGATGAAGACCGGTGAGGGCAAGACCCTGGTCGCGACGCTGCCGGCGTACCTCAACGCTCTCTCGGGCAAGGGCGTCCACATCGTCACCGTCAACGACTACCTCGCCGGCTACCAGAGCGACCTGATGGGCCGCGTCTTCCGCGCCCTCGGCTTGACCACCGGTGTCATCAAGTCCGGGATGACGCCGGCCGAGCGCCGCGAGCAGTACGGTGCGGACATCACCTACGGCACGAACAACGAGTTCGGCTTCGACTACCTGCGCGACAACATGAGCCTCGCGCCGGAAGAGCGCGTCCAGCGCGGACACAGCTTCGCGATCGTCGACGAGGTCGACTCGATCCTCATCGACGAGGCCCGCACCCCGCTGATCATCTCCGGCCCCGGCTCGGGTGACGCCAACAAGTGGTTCAGCGAGTTCGCGAAGGTGGTCAAGCTCCTGCGCCGTGACCGCGACTACGAGGTCGAGGAGAAGAAGCGCACCGTCGGCGTGCTCGAGACAGGCATCGACAAGGTCGAGGACCACCTGGGCATCGACAACCTCTACGAGTCGCTGAACACCCCGCTGATCGGGTTCCTCAACAACGCCATCAAGGCCAAGGAGCTGTTCAAGCGGGACAAGGACTACGTGGTCCTCAACGGCGAGGTCATGATCGTCGACGAGCACACCGGTCGCATCCTGGCCGGTCGCCGCTACAACGAGGGCATGCACCAGGCCATCGAGGCCAAGGAGGGGGTGAAGATCAAGGCGGAGAACCAGACCCTCGCCACGATCACCCTCCAGAACTACTTCAAGCTCTACGACAAGCTCTCGGGCATGACCGGCACGGCCGAGACCGAGGCCGCCGAGTTCATGAACACGTACTCGCTGGGCGTGGTCCAGATCCCCACCCACAAATCGATGATCCGCACCGACGAGGCCGACCGCATCTACCGCACCGAGAAGGCGAAGTTCGATGCGGTCGTCGAGGACATCGTCGAGCGTCACGACCGCGGCCAGCCGGTGCTCGTGGGCACCACCAGCGTCGAGAAGTCCGAGTACCTCGCCAAGCTGCTGACCGCGCAGGGCGTCGACCACGAGGTCCTCAACGCCAAGAACCACGCCGGTGAGGCCGCGATCATCGCGATGGCCGGGGCGAAGGGCGCCGTCACCGTGGCCACCAACATGGCCGGCCGCGGTACCGACATCATGCTCGGGGGCAACGTCGAGTTCATGGCCCATGCCGCGCTCGAGGCCCGTGGACTGGACCCCGAGGAGGACCCGGAGGCCTATGAGACCGCGTGGGACGAGGAGCTGAAGAAGGCCAAGGAGTCCGTCGGCGAGCAGCACGACGAGGTCGTCGAGCTCGGCGGCCTGTACGTGCTGGGCACCGAGCGCCATGAGTCCCGGCGCATCGACAACCAGCTGCGCGGCCGCTCCGGCCGTCAGGGCGACCCCGGTGAGTCGCGCTTCTACCTTTCCCTGCAGGACGACCTGATGCGCCTGTTCAACTCGGGCGCCGCAGAGTCGCTGCTGGCCCGCGGCGGCGTCGACGAGTCGATTCCGCTGACCGGTCGCATGGTCTCCGGCGCCATCGAGCGCGCCCAGAACTCGATCGAGTCCCGCAACGCCGAGATCCGCAAGAACGTCCTGAAGTACGACGACGTCCTGACCAAGCAGCGCAAGAAGCTGTACCAGGAGCGGTCTCAGATCCTCGAGGGCGAGGATCTCGATTCCCACGTCGACCGTTTCATCGACGAGGTGATCGGCGGGACCGTCGATGCGCACACCAAGGGCAAGAACCCCGAGGACTTCGACCTCGAGGAGCTGTGGGGTGCGCTGCGCCCGGCCTACCCGGTCTCGGTCACCGCCGATGAGCTCATCGAGGACGTCGGCGGCAAGGAGAACCTCGGCTCGGACGTGCTGCGCCGGGAGATCCTCGGCGATGCGCAGGTGGCGTACGAGAAGCGTGAGGAGGAGCTCGGTGACGAAGGCCTCCACCAGCTGCAGCGCCGGGTGCTGCTGTCGGTGATGGACCGTCGCTGGCGTGAGCACCTCTACGAAATGGACTACCTCAAGGAGGGCATCGGTCTGCGCGCGATGGCCCAGCGCGACCCGCTCATCGAGTACGAGCGCGAGGGCCACCTGATGTTCAACGACATGATCGCGGGCATCAAGGAGGACGTCGTCGGCTACCTCTACAACCTCGAGGTGCAGGTCGAGAAGACCGAGCCTGTGGTGCCCCAGGCCGTCAGCGACCTGCTGCGCAGCACCACGGCCATGGGCAAGGCCGCCGCCGCGGCCGCGAAGAACACCGCCGGGTCCGAAGAGCAGGGGGAGGACACCTCTGCGCCGGAGGAGACCGAGGACGACGAGCAGTCCCCGCTCGTCTCCGCGGCGACGCGGGATGAGCGGAACTCGGCCGAGGTCGCCGCGGCCGATGGGTCGACGGACTCCGAGACCTCGGACGCCTCGCAGGAGCCGGAGAGCACCGAGGGATCGGCCGTCGACACTGCCGCGCGTTCAGAGGCCCTGGCAGGGGAGAACCGGGTCGTGCTCACGGCCCGGGGGCTCGACGACGGGCCGAACACTCGACAGCTGCGGTACACCTCCGCCGAGGGCGACGGCGTCCAGGACGAGTCGACGCTCTCGCGGGCACAGCGCCGTCGTCGTGCCCGTCAGGGTGACTCCGCCGGATCGTCAGCGTCCGACACCCCGCAGGACAAGCCCGAAGGGGCGCCGACGGGGTCGAACCGGGCCGCGCGTCGTGCCCGCAGCCGCCGTCGGGGCTGA
- a CDS encoding Rv3235 family protein, whose translation MTTTDQRPAPAGDVPENLSLDDPRGVERMVAPVARRAVEIVRDMRPENALSRIVTPEVGQLLSRRAALTRRLRATTGYAPPQRLLVTGVRTCVVNEHTVEASCVLREPDRARFLAMRWELRHSGWRVTVLEIG comes from the coding sequence ATGACCACTACCGACCAGCGTCCGGCACCGGCCGGCGACGTCCCCGAGAACCTGTCCCTCGACGACCCGCGCGGGGTCGAGCGGATGGTCGCCCCGGTGGCTCGTCGCGCCGTGGAGATCGTGCGCGACATGCGACCGGAGAACGCCCTGTCACGGATCGTGACGCCCGAGGTCGGCCAGCTGCTGTCCCGGCGCGCGGCGCTGACCCGTCGTCTGCGGGCGACCACCGGTTATGCCCCGCCCCAGCGTCTGCTGGTCACCGGTGTGCGCACCTGTGTGGTCAACGAGCACACGGTCGAGGCGAGCTGCGTGCTGCGCGAACCCGACCGCGCCCGCTTCCTGGCGATGCGGTGGGAGCTGCGCCACTCCGGCTGGCGGGTGACGGTCCTGGAGATCGGCTGA
- a CDS encoding LysM peptidoglycan-binding domain-containing protein yields MGVDDKTTAAARPVPAALSAVFAGGGMLVMASVLAALWPAASRGEGEDALIAAVLVGIAGLGVVLCGYLALIWSLAALALLVGPASRTGTAVLLTLRVLAPQVARRVALGAAVATTATGLVLVPATAASSGTDPGGAATPPETPVSSQLVPAGPSDPDPRPVAEAPASSSDEGGASPQLPPLGWGEQPAVEGSTPPGTHDAQPSPADPPSSSAGDSATPTPPRTVVVHDGDTLWSITDELLGPAPDDPSELALAWPELHEANHDLVGPDPDHLEPGQELTVPASLSPQEQ; encoded by the coding sequence ATGGGGGTCGACGACAAGACCACAGCGGCGGCACGCCCGGTGCCCGCCGCACTGAGCGCGGTGTTCGCAGGAGGCGGGATGCTGGTCATGGCGAGCGTCCTGGCCGCCCTGTGGCCGGCGGCGTCCCGCGGCGAGGGCGAGGACGCCCTGATCGCTGCGGTGCTGGTGGGGATCGCCGGTCTGGGGGTCGTGCTCTGCGGATACCTGGCTCTGATCTGGTCGCTGGCCGCCCTGGCCCTTCTGGTCGGGCCCGCGAGTCGCACCGGCACCGCCGTGCTGCTCACTCTGCGGGTGCTCGCACCCCAGGTGGCGCGGCGCGTGGCCCTCGGCGCGGCCGTCGCCACCACAGCGACCGGGCTCGTGCTGGTCCCGGCCACCGCGGCCAGCTCCGGCACCGACCCGGGCGGCGCAGCCACGCCGCCGGAGACCCCGGTGTCCTCACAGCTCGTCCCCGCAGGACCCTCGGATCCTGACCCCCGGCCCGTCGCCGAGGCCCCCGCCTCGAGTTCGGACGAGGGCGGGGCCTCGCCGCAGCTGCCTCCCCTGGGCTGGGGCGAACAGCCCGCGGTCGAGGGATCCACGCCCCCTGGAACGCACGATGCGCAGCCGTCTCCGGCGGATCCACCGTCGTCCTCCGCCGGCGACTCCGCGACCCCGACGCCCCCGCGCACCGTCGTGGTGCACGACGGGGACACCCTCTGGAGCATCACCGACGAGCTGCTCGGTCCTGCCCCGGACGACCCGTCCGAGCTAGCGCTGGCCTGGCCAGAGCTCCACGAGGCCAATCACGACCTCGTCGGACCGGATCCCGACCATCTCGAGCCCGGGCAGGAGCTGACCGTGCCCGCATCCCTTTCCCCTCAGGAGCAGTGA
- a CDS encoding helix-turn-helix transcriptional regulator has product MTPRFVPLSDVAEMLSISASQAYALVRSGELRAIKVGGRGQWRVEVSEIESYIERSYAATAHILEEEREQDRQKTDGKR; this is encoded by the coding sequence ATGACGCCTCGCTTCGTCCCCTTGTCCGATGTCGCCGAGATGCTGTCGATCTCGGCGTCGCAGGCATATGCCCTGGTCCGGTCCGGTGAGCTGCGCGCCATCAAGGTCGGAGGGCGCGGCCAGTGGAGGGTCGAGGTCTCCGAGATCGAGTCCTACATCGAGCGCAGCTACGCGGCGACGGCGCACATCCTCGAGGAGGAGCGCGAGCAGGATCGCCAGAAGACGGACGGCAAGCGCTGA